The following is a genomic window from Benincasa hispida cultivar B227 chromosome 7, ASM972705v1, whole genome shotgun sequence.
ATGTTTTAAACACCAAACCATGTtttgaaaattggaaagaaaaaaaaattttaaaaacttgaatttgttttaaaaatttggtcaagaattcaactctttgctattaaaaaaaatttgggatGAAATggctattttaaaaaataaagaactaCAAACTAAGTCTAAATAGTTAGCTTAAtagatataaataataattaaaaaaaaacatattcttAACCAGTTTCATTTTAACCTCTTCATCAATCATCTCCAAAGATGTTCATTAGCTCACTCAAGACCTACATTGAAGCCAATTCTTGATTGTTGTACATAAGAAGAAGCTCAAACTTGTAAGAAAAATTGACAATTTTCATATTACAGCCCTCTGTTCAAACTTTCTTTCCACAGATACACATAAAAGCCAGAAAAGTTGTTGAAATTTACAAGTTCAAGAACATTGAGAGttgttgaaattttgaaaaatggaagCAAGAAATCATTTTCATGGATTCAGAATTTACCAATGATCCATTGACATCCCATGAGTGTTGCTTCTCATTTCTGAATCAGATTCCACTGTTGAAATTCTCTCTGCCAAAGAAAAACCATCAAGAAGGCCATGAACAACGAGCCACTCGTTCAAATACATGTTAGGATAGAACACTGCAACTCCATTCATCCTCAACATTCCGCTTGATTTCGCTACATATATTGTATATCCTTCAGAATATGTTGATAACTCTGTTCCGTCCTCAAGATTCACTAGATCATTCCATGCCATTCTACATGGCAAAATCTGGCGAAAATACAGAGACGGATAATCGGTGAAGTTATCAACGCGAGTCGCCAATGCATCATCGGAAGGAGCAAACACGGTCATCGTCGACGATTGACCATTATTAAACCCTAGAATTTGAGATTCAAGAAACAACGCCATAGACGAATATCCATTAGACCTTAGGGTTTCTATCGCTTCACCAAACGGATTCCTAACCGTCAATAAACCACACCGAAATTTTACACTCGGATTCTGAAATTTTAGGTCAAAAAACTTCTCGATACCATAAACAACAAGCGAACCGTCATCGTAAAACGGCGAGCTACTAATCTTTACTCTGTTCAAAGAAATTACGGAATCAGATTGAGAAGAGGTTACCGTGAGCGATCGAGCAGGCAACATCGTGGGGATCTTGGTGCCTGATGCGAGCGATCTGAGGCTTTCGGGAGATAAGTAGAGCGGCAAGAAGTGAAATCGAAGGAGAGAGAGCGAAGGCTGACCCGATTGAACGAAAGCAGTGTCTGAAGGTGAGAAGATTGTGATAGAACTTGACTGAGAGAGCAAGGATTCGGCAATGAGCTCAAGCGTAAGAGCCATGGAGACGAAGCCATTGTCGGACAAGATTTCAGCGGCGTCGAGGACGGTTTCTGAGGGTAAAGTggaagaaagagagaagaaagagagaaggaTGAGAGAGATGAAGAGTGTGGAGGAAGCCATTAATGGCGGCTGTGTTTGTTTAAGCTTCAGAATTGGTTTATTAAACAGAGAGATTTGATGAACGGTTTTAATTTGGCGGGAAAATGGTTAACACGTGGCGGCTTTGGATACGTCGATGAGAATTGCGTTTGAAATTGGTCGTTAGAAAGTTTTGTCCTCCCGGTGTGACGAAAATGCCCCTACATTGATGTTCTGGGCAActgaattttataaataaaataacaaatcaGAGTGACGCAGCGGAAGCGTGATGGGCCCATAACCCACAGGTCACAGGATCGAAGCCTGTCTCtgattattctttttcttgtttcttttttctttctttttcttttcggTTTTGTGATGTTCTATTGGGCTTTCATCAATGTCTCGTTTGTGGCCCAAACAATGGCCCATCTTGCCTGACTGGCCCGAACGACTTAGCTCGAATAATGAGAGAATATAAATCAATGAATTAATGGGAAATTGTGAGTTATAGTATACCTAATCAAAATTACTCTAATAgaaaataaccaaaaaaaaaaaaaaaaaggttattaTGACTGTTTTTAGGAAGAAAAGTTGGGGAGTTTTTATTCTTATTATAccccaaataaatcatgcatttaCTGATTTCTAGCCCTAtagttaagaaaaaaaatcaaaagggaTCAAGAAGCCTATTTGGTTTCAAGATCACATTTCCCTTAAATTTGTGTTTTTACCGTCATATAAAgttaatatcttttaaaatttaaatcataaatttgttggtttaaacTTTAGAGTTAAAAAGTCATGTAGCTGATTGGGTTGTGAAAAGTAATTGTCTCATTCTAAATTATTGTGACGAATTTGTAAAGTTACAAGAAACGAGAAAGATTGGAGAAGAAAAATTTgtcaaaatattaaaatctaattataataaaagcaagtttggattgattttttaaagGCTTTTAAAACATCAAAAAATTAATGTTCGCAAgaacaatcattttttttttttaattattaataacaCCTTCTTGTCTTTTCAACACTTCAACACCTTTGTTTTTCTTAGTTGTTTATA
Proteins encoded in this region:
- the LOC120082021 gene encoding putative fasciclin-like arabinogalactan protein 20 → MASSTLFISLILLSFFSLSSTLPSETVLDAAEILSDNGFVSMALTLELIAESLLSQSSSITIFSPSDTAFVQSGQPSLSLLRFHFLPLYLSPESLRSLASGTKIPTMLPARSLTVTSSQSDSVISLNRVKISSSPFYDDGSLVVYGIEKFFDLKFQNPSVKFRCGLLTVRNPFGEAIETLRSNGYSSMALFLESQILGFNNGQSSTMTVFAPSDDALATRVDNFTDYPSLYFRQILPCRMAWNDLVNLEDGTELSTYSEGYTIYVAKSSGMLRMNGVAVFYPNMYLNEWLVVHGLLDGFSLAERISTVESDSEMRSNTHGMSMDHW